In Tursiops truncatus isolate mTurTru1 chromosome 9, mTurTru1.mat.Y, whole genome shotgun sequence, a single genomic region encodes these proteins:
- the SEM1 gene encoding 26S proteasome complex subunit SEM1 isoform X4, whose protein sequence is MSEKKQPVDLGLLEEDDEFEEFPAEDWAGLDEDEDAHVWEDNWDDDNVEDDFSNQLRSEK, encoded by the exons ATGTCAGAGAAAAAACAGCCGGTAGACTTGGGTCTGCTGGAGGAGGACGACGAGTTCGAGGAGTTCCCTGCAGAAG acTGGGCTGGTTTAGATGAAGATGAAGATGCACATGTCTGGGAGGATAATTGGGATGATGACAATGTAGAGGATGACTTCTCCAATCAGTTACG
- the SEM1 gene encoding 26S proteasome complex subunit SEM1 isoform X3, with protein MSEKKQPVDLGLLEEDDEFEEFPAEDWAGLDEDEDAHVWEDNWDDDNVEDDFSNQLRVLPPAHTVLYT; from the exons ATGTCAGAGAAAAAACAGCCGGTAGACTTGGGTCTGCTGGAGGAGGACGACGAGTTCGAGGAGTTCCCTGCAGAAG acTGGGCTGGTTTAGATGAAGATGAAGATGCACATGTCTGGGAGGATAATTGGGATGATGACAATGTAGAGGATGACTTCTCCAATCAGTTACG TGTTTTACCACCAGCCCATACTGTCCTCTACACCTGA
- the SEM1 gene encoding 26S proteasome complex subunit SEM1 isoform X2 produces MSEKKQPVDLGLLEEDDEFEEFPAEDWAGLDEDEDAHVWEDNWDDDNVEDDFSNQLRPYCPLHLSRRQR; encoded by the exons ATGTCAGAGAAAAAACAGCCGGTAGACTTGGGTCTGCTGGAGGAGGACGACGAGTTCGAGGAGTTCCCTGCAGAAG acTGGGCTGGTTTAGATGAAGATGAAGATGCACATGTCTGGGAGGATAATTGGGATGATGACAATGTAGAGGATGACTTCTCCAATCAGTTACG CCCATACTGTCCTCTACACCTGAGCAGAAGACAAAGATGA